A genomic segment from Acidimicrobiales bacterium encodes:
- a CDS encoding NUDIX hydrolase — protein MREWLVAGGLVENHDGLLLVQNRRRDGSLDWSPPGGVIDVSGGESVRGGLTREVDEETGLIVDEWAGPVYKVEALAESLGWLLRVEVHLALSYSGDLAVNDPDGIVVDARFVAWDAAELHLDGCRPWVAEPLVAWLAERPPGWEGGSRERPERAAGPGSGREDRSYRYRLEGNDARRLEVIRL, from the coding sequence GTGCGTGAGTGGCTGGTTGCCGGTGGACTCGTCGAGAACCACGACGGCCTCCTACTGGTCCAGAACCGTCGGCGTGACGGATCGCTGGACTGGTCGCCCCCCGGCGGCGTGATCGACGTGAGCGGCGGCGAGTCCGTCCGGGGTGGGCTCACCCGGGAGGTGGACGAGGAGACGGGACTGATCGTCGACGAGTGGGCCGGACCCGTCTACAAGGTCGAGGCGCTGGCCGAGAGCCTGGGCTGGCTGTTGCGCGTGGAGGTCCACCTGGCCCTGTCGTACTCCGGGGACCTGGCCGTCAATGATCCGGACGGGATCGTGGTCGATGCCCGGTTCGTGGCATGGGACGCCGCCGAGCTCCATCTCGACGGCTGTCGCCCCTGGGTGGCCGAGCCGCTTGTCGCCTGGCTGGCCGAGCGACCGCCGGGCTGGGAGGGCGGGTCGAGGGAACGGCCGGAGCGGGCCGCCGGGCCCGGGTCCGGGAGGGAGGATCGCTCGTACCGCTACCGCCTCGAAGGCAACGACGCCCGTCGCCTCGAGGTGATCAGGCTGTGA
- a CDS encoding PIG-L deacetylase family protein: protein MAELVRDAPTRVLACYAHPDDPEVSCGGTLARWSAAGSEVHTVVCTSGDKGSSDPETDPVELVSRRADEVAAAARLVGLSGHHLLGHPDGELENGAALRRELVAMVREVRPQVVVCPDPQAVMFGQDYYNHLDHRVVGWAALDAVAPAAALPLYFPETGPPHQVEVVYLSGTLEPDVWVDVSATLEIKLGAVLCHRSQLTETGEWLRTVIRERAEESGRQAGVRYAEGFRRLRLTG from the coding sequence ATGGCCGAGCTGGTCCGTGACGCACCGACGAGGGTGCTCGCCTGCTACGCCCACCCCGACGATCCCGAGGTCTCCTGCGGCGGCACCCTCGCCCGTTGGAGCGCTGCCGGATCAGAGGTGCACACGGTCGTGTGCACGAGCGGCGACAAGGGCTCGTCGGACCCCGAGACCGATCCGGTGGAGCTGGTGTCCCGTCGGGCGGACGAGGTGGCGGCGGCGGCCAGGCTCGTCGGCCTGAGCGGACACCACCTCCTCGGTCACCCCGACGGTGAGCTCGAGAACGGGGCCGCCCTTCGGCGGGAGCTGGTCGCCATGGTTCGGGAGGTGCGGCCCCAGGTGGTCGTGTGCCCCGACCCCCAGGCGGTGATGTTCGGCCAGGACTACTACAACCATCTGGACCACCGCGTGGTGGGCTGGGCCGCCCTCGACGCCGTGGCCCCCGCTGCCGCCCTCCCGCTGTATTTCCCGGAGACCGGGCCCCCGCACCAGGTCGAGGTGGTCTATCTCTCGGGCACGCTCGAGCCGGACGTGTGGGTCGATGTCTCGGCCACCCTGGAGATCAAGCTCGGGGCGGTGCTGTGCCACCGCAGCCAGCTGACCGAGACGGGGGAGTGGCTGCGCACGGTCATCAGAGAGCGGGCGGAGGAGAGCGGTCGACAGGCCGGAGTGCGCTATGCCGAGGGATTTCGGCGGTTGCGCCTCACCGGCTGA
- a CDS encoding GntG family PLP-dependent aldolase, translated as MRDGLVDLRSDTVTRPTPEMRRAMAEAEVGDDVYREDPTVNALEEAFAARVGKQSALYVPSGTMGNQVALRVLAEPATIVVAGRRQHVVVHEHGGGARNAGIQFHTVGDDHGQLSGDDVAWALDAAEHHMPEVSLVAVENTHMHAGGRPWSLEALQAVGRAARGLPLHMDGARLFNAEVATGIPAAEYAARVTTVMCCLSKGLCAPVGSMLAGSDDVIVAARAERARLGGGMRQAGVIAAAGLVALDRMVVRLADDHQRAARLARAVAERWPDAGCDASQTPTNIVLFQHDRPELVLDHLRSEGVLAGTVAPRMVRLMTHHDLDDDGIERAAKALSSAP; from the coding sequence ATGCGCGACGGGCTGGTCGACCTCCGCTCAGACACCGTGACCCGTCCCACGCCCGAGATGCGGCGCGCCATGGCCGAGGCCGAGGTGGGCGACGACGTGTACCGGGAGGACCCCACGGTCAACGCCCTCGAGGAGGCGTTCGCGGCGCGCGTCGGCAAGCAGTCCGCCCTCTACGTGCCCTCGGGAACCATGGGCAATCAGGTGGCCCTGCGGGTGCTCGCCGAGCCGGCGACGATCGTCGTCGCCGGCCGCCGCCAGCACGTGGTCGTGCACGAGCACGGAGGTGGCGCACGCAACGCCGGCATCCAGTTCCACACTGTGGGCGACGACCATGGCCAGCTGTCGGGAGACGACGTCGCGTGGGCGCTCGATGCCGCCGAGCACCACATGCCCGAGGTCAGCCTGGTGGCGGTGGAGAACACCCACATGCACGCCGGCGGACGTCCGTGGTCGCTGGAGGCGCTCCAGGCGGTGGGGCGGGCCGCTCGGGGCCTTCCCCTGCACATGGACGGGGCCCGGTTGTTCAACGCGGAGGTGGCGACGGGCATCCCGGCAGCCGAGTACGCGGCGCGCGTGACCACGGTGATGTGCTGCCTGTCGAAGGGCCTCTGCGCACCGGTCGGCTCGATGCTCGCCGGGAGCGACGATGTCATTGTTGCGGCACGGGCAGAACGGGCCCGGCTCGGTGGCGGGATGCGCCAGGCGGGCGTCATCGCCGCTGCTGGCCTGGTGGCGTTGGACCGCATGGTCGTGCGGCTGGCCGATGACCACCAGCGGGCGGCACGACTGGCCCGGGCCGTGGCCGAGCGCTGGCCGGACGCCGGGTGCGACGCGTCGCAGACGCCGACCAACATCGTGCTCTTCCAGCATGATCGACCCGAGCTCGTGCTCGACCACCTCCGATCGGAGGGCGTGCTCGCCGGCACCGTCGCCCCGCGGATGGTTCGCCTCATGACGCACCACGATCTCGACGACGATGGGATCGAGCGCGCCGCCAAGGCGCTGTCGAGCGCACCGTAA
- a CDS encoding inositol monophosphatase family protein — MADPDELLEIAATVARSAGVLLLDGLHRTRTSVRTKSSRTDMVTEMDLASESLIAAALHRQRPSDAILGEEGARQEGSTGVRWIVDPLDGTTNYLYAWPAFAVSIAAEVDGRVAVGVVHDPSHAETFAAIRGVGAWLSSSSDPDRVDGAPGTVPARDGRTSLRLDAPPRLADALVGTGFNYDAALRARQAEVLTRVLPVVRDIRRAGAASLDLCWLAAGRVDAFFEAGLQPWDWAAGALVASESGAWVGDLEGGPPSGSMTLAAAPELAGRLRALLVEAGAGNAPLDAPG; from the coding sequence ATGGCGGACCCCGACGAGCTCCTCGAGATCGCGGCGACCGTGGCCCGATCGGCCGGCGTTCTTCTCCTAGACGGCCTCCACCGCACCCGGACGAGCGTCCGCACGAAATCCAGCCGTACCGACATGGTCACCGAGATGGACCTCGCCAGCGAGTCCCTCATCGCCGCGGCGCTCCACCGCCAACGACCGAGCGACGCCATCCTCGGCGAGGAGGGGGCGCGACAGGAAGGCAGCACAGGAGTCCGCTGGATCGTGGACCCACTCGACGGGACGACCAACTACCTGTACGCGTGGCCTGCCTTCGCCGTCTCGATCGCGGCTGAAGTCGACGGTCGAGTCGCCGTCGGCGTCGTCCACGATCCCTCGCACGCCGAGACCTTCGCCGCCATCCGCGGCGTTGGAGCCTGGCTATCCAGCTCCAGTGACCCCGACCGGGTCGATGGCGCGCCCGGGACGGTGCCCGCGCGAGACGGCCGGACCTCACTGCGGCTCGACGCTCCGCCCAGGCTGGCCGACGCGTTGGTCGGGACCGGCTTCAACTATGACGCCGCCCTGCGCGCCCGCCAGGCCGAGGTCCTCACCCGGGTGCTCCCGGTCGTGCGTGACATCCGCCGAGCGGGCGCCGCCTCCCTCGATCTGTGCTGGCTCGCCGCCGGGCGCGTCGACGCCTTCTTCGAAGCCGGGCTCCAGCCATGGGACTGGGCCGCGGGTGCCCTCGTCGCCTCCGAGTCGGGGGCTTGGGTCGGTGACCTCGAGGGTGGACCGCCGTCGGGATCGATGACGCTGGCCGCCGCGCCCGAGCTGGCTGGTCGCCTACGAGCGCTGCTCGTCGAGGCCGGCGCCGGGAACGCTCCCCTCGATGCTCCGGGCTGA
- a CDS encoding 6-phosphofructokinase translates to MRVGVLTGGGDCPGLNAVIRAVVRKGEVAYGDGFVGLADGWRGAIEGRTLQLDVERCRGILPRGGTILGTSRTNPYKVDGGVAGVRETVTDHALDALIAIGGEDTLGVAHRLADEGLSVVGVPKTIDNDLSATEVTFGFHTAVQIATDAIDRLHTTAESHDRVIVCEVMGRHAGWIATYAGIAGGAAEILVPEEPFDIDVVCESLKRRHQKGRFASIVVVAEGAKPREGTLQLASSTVDQFGHERLGGIGNLLAEEIERRTGFEARVTILGHVQRGGTPTAFDRVLATRFGVAAIDAVHARAFDTMVALRSNAIVSVPLAEALAELKTVDEQLVRDVAEVFFE, encoded by the coding sequence GTGCGAGTGGGAGTGCTGACGGGTGGGGGCGACTGCCCGGGGCTGAACGCGGTGATACGGGCCGTGGTTCGCAAGGGCGAGGTGGCCTACGGAGACGGGTTCGTCGGCCTAGCCGACGGCTGGCGCGGGGCGATCGAGGGCCGCACCCTGCAGCTGGACGTGGAGCGGTGTCGAGGGATCCTTCCCCGAGGGGGGACGATCCTGGGCACGTCGCGCACCAACCCCTACAAGGTCGACGGCGGCGTGGCGGGGGTGCGCGAGACGGTGACCGACCACGCCCTCGACGCCCTGATCGCCATCGGGGGCGAGGACACCCTTGGAGTTGCCCATCGTCTCGCGGACGAGGGCCTGTCGGTCGTCGGGGTGCCCAAGACGATCGACAACGATCTGTCGGCGACCGAGGTGACCTTCGGCTTCCATACGGCGGTTCAGATCGCCACCGACGCCATCGACCGCCTCCACACCACGGCGGAGTCGCACGACCGGGTCATCGTGTGCGAGGTGATGGGCCGACACGCGGGATGGATCGCGACGTACGCCGGCATCGCCGGCGGTGCGGCCGAGATCCTGGTGCCCGAGGAACCGTTCGACATCGACGTCGTGTGCGAGAGCCTGAAGCGCCGCCACCAGAAGGGTCGGTTCGCCTCCATCGTGGTCGTCGCCGAGGGGGCGAAGCCCCGGGAGGGCACGCTGCAGCTGGCGTCTTCCACGGTCGACCAGTTCGGTCACGAGCGCCTCGGGGGCATCGGCAACCTCCTCGCTGAGGAGATCGAACGGCGCACCGGGTTCGAGGCGCGGGTGACGATCCTCGGCCACGTGCAGCGGGGCGGCACGCCCACGGCCTTCGACCGGGTCCTGGCGACCCGGTTTGGTGTTGCGGCCATCGATGCCGTCCACGCCCGGGCCTTCGACACCATGGTTGCTCTCAGATCGAACGCCATCGTCAGCGTACCGCTGGCCGAGGCTCTGGCCGAGCTCAAGACGGTTGACGAGCAGCTGGTCCGCGATGTTGCCGAGGTCTTCTTCGAGTGA
- the nrdR gene encoding transcriptional regulator NrdR codes for MRCPICSSLEDRVVDSRLADDGAAIRRRRECATCGRRFTTFERIEEAALMVGKRSGDRVPFDRAKVVAGVRAATKNRPVSAEAMDALAGEVEEAMRLLGPEPTSQQIGVAVLDRLRRLDQVAYLRFASVYKGFEDVGDFEREVGLLSKTTEPKRRV; via the coding sequence GTGCGCTGTCCGATCTGCTCGAGCCTCGAGGACCGGGTCGTGGACTCGCGGTTGGCTGATGACGGCGCGGCTATCCGCCGGCGGCGCGAGTGCGCGACCTGCGGGCGCCGGTTCACCACCTTCGAGCGCATCGAGGAGGCGGCGCTGATGGTTGGCAAACGGTCGGGCGACCGTGTGCCGTTCGACCGGGCCAAGGTCGTCGCCGGTGTGCGGGCGGCCACCAAGAACCGGCCCGTGAGCGCTGAGGCCATGGACGCGCTGGCCGGCGAGGTCGAGGAGGCGATGCGGCTGCTCGGTCCCGAGCCGACCAGCCAGCAGATCGGCGTGGCGGTCCTCGACCGGCTTCGACGGCTGGACCAGGTGGCGTACCTGCGCTTTGCCAGCGTCTACAAGGGCTTCGAGGATGTGGGCGATTTCGAGCGGGAGGTCGGCTTGCTGAGCAAGACGACCGAGCCCAAGCGGCGAGTGTGA
- a CDS encoding LysM domain-containing protein codes for MAAIAYPLPRDRVARPPARSPEPRGPAGAERVDRSRRRPPTSAARRRATIRRRLTAIAFAAGLVLVIRPLVLPGGDPLVVPGRVTPAAAAVGTRTYIVQPGDTLWSIARHVHPDQDPRPLVDQLSTQVPGGSLQAGQHLVLP; via the coding sequence ATGGCCGCCATTGCCTACCCCCTCCCACGGGATCGTGTCGCCCGTCCGCCGGCGCGGTCGCCCGAGCCGCGTGGGCCGGCCGGCGCCGAGCGCGTCGATCGGAGTCGCCGTCGTCCCCCCACCTCGGCGGCCCGGCGGCGGGCCACGATCCGGCGTCGGCTGACGGCCATCGCCTTCGCTGCCGGGCTGGTGCTGGTCATCCGGCCTCTCGTCCTGCCCGGGGGCGATCCCCTCGTCGTCCCCGGGCGGGTGACGCCGGCGGCGGCTGCGGTCGGCACCCGGACCTACATCGTCCAGCCGGGCGACACGCTGTGGAGCATCGCCCGCCACGTGCACCCCGACCAGGACCCGCGGCCGCTTGTGGACCAGCTGTCCACCCAGGTTCCCGGGGGCTCTCTCCAGGCGGGTCAGCACCTCGTGCTGCCCTGA
- the lexA gene encoding transcriptional repressor LexA, producing the protein MPEATLSGKRREILDFIAERLQERGYPPSVREIGEAVGLNSSSTVHAHLATLQRQGFLQRDPTKPRAITVSYDPSSGAALASRPVRHVPLVGEVAAGTDVLAQENVEDLMPLPQDFTGTGTLFMLKVRGDSMVDAGILDGDYVVVRQQPEVERGDIVAAGLPDGDATVKFYSRRGRKVVLKPANPDYDPIEHDAAEVTVYGKVVTVLRRL; encoded by the coding sequence ATGCCCGAGGCGACGCTGAGCGGCAAACGGCGGGAGATCCTCGACTTCATCGCCGAGCGGCTCCAGGAGCGCGGTTATCCCCCGTCGGTGCGCGAGATCGGCGAGGCCGTGGGCCTCAACTCGTCGTCGACCGTCCACGCCCACCTGGCCACGCTCCAGCGCCAGGGTTTCCTGCAGCGCGACCCGACCAAGCCCCGCGCCATCACGGTCAGCTACGACCCCTCGTCAGGGGCGGCGCTGGCCAGCCGGCCGGTACGCCACGTTCCACTCGTCGGGGAGGTGGCAGCCGGGACCGATGTGCTCGCCCAAGAGAACGTCGAGGACCTCATGCCCCTCCCCCAGGACTTCACCGGGACCGGCACCCTGTTCATGCTCAAGGTGCGGGGCGACTCGATGGTGGACGCGGGGATCCTCGACGGCGACTACGTCGTGGTGCGTCAACAGCCGGAGGTCGAGCGGGGCGACATCGTCGCCGCCGGCTTACCCGACGGGGACGCCACGGTGAAGTTCTACAGCCGCCGAGGGCGGAAGGTCGTGCTCAAGCCGGCCAACCCGGACTACGACCCCATCGAGCACGACGCAGCGGAGGTGACCGTCTACGGCAAGGTCGTGACCGTCCTCCGCCGCCTGTGA
- a CDS encoding peroxiredoxin: MAIEVGQEAPDFELSQGRNKVKLSDYRGKENVVLVFYPFTFTGVCQGELCELRDDLSSFQTANAQLIAVSCDSPFAQARWAEEQGFGFPVLGDFWPHGAVARAYGVFNEALGCADRATFVIDKTGTVVATFASPELLTPRNRADYEAALAKLS, encoded by the coding sequence GTGGCAATCGAGGTCGGCCAGGAGGCCCCGGATTTCGAGCTCAGTCAGGGCCGCAACAAGGTGAAGCTGTCGGATTACCGGGGCAAGGAGAACGTGGTGCTCGTCTTCTACCCGTTCACCTTCACCGGCGTGTGCCAAGGGGAGCTCTGCGAGCTGCGCGATGACCTGTCGTCGTTCCAGACGGCGAACGCACAGCTCATCGCCGTCTCCTGCGACAGCCCTTTCGCCCAGGCCCGGTGGGCCGAGGAGCAGGGCTTCGGGTTCCCGGTGCTGGGCGACTTCTGGCCTCACGGTGCGGTGGCACGCGCCTACGGGGTGTTCAACGAGGCCTTGGGCTGCGCCGACCGGGCGACGTTCGTGATCGACAAGACCGGTACGGTCGTGGCCACGTTCGCCTCGCCCGAGCTGCTCACGCCGCGGAACCGAGCCGACTACGAGGCGGCCCTGGCCAAGCTCTCCTGA
- the dapE gene encoding succinyl-diaminopimelate desuccinylase, translating to MRDLLARSAELVDIPSVSHHEGAIADRVETLLKAAPWLQVDRVANTVVARTQLGRAQRLLLAGHLDTVPPNGNEGARVEGDTLWGLGATDMKGGLAVLCELAISEPDPVVDLTYVLYECEEVDQRHNGLSLLRAERPGLLAGDAAVLAEPTGGRVEAGCQGTMRVAVTLVGERAHTARPWMGVNAVHRLAPVLTLVAGYEDRRPVIDGCEFRESLQSVGVEGSVAHNVVPDRARVVLNHRFAPDRDAEAAFSSLRELLAPALDTAAGDTIELESVSHPAPPALDHPLLSGLVERSGIPPRAKLGWTDVAFFSALGVPATNFGPGDSTLAHTATERVARGELEAAYGTLWSVARGAP from the coding sequence GTGAGGGACCTCCTGGCCCGCAGCGCCGAGCTGGTCGACATCCCCTCGGTCAGCCACCACGAGGGCGCCATCGCTGACCGCGTCGAGACGTTGCTCAAGGCAGCGCCCTGGCTGCAGGTCGATCGGGTAGCCAACACGGTGGTGGCTCGGACCCAGCTGGGCCGTGCCCAACGGCTGCTCCTCGCCGGTCACCTCGACACCGTGCCGCCCAACGGCAACGAGGGCGCCCGCGTAGAGGGTGACACCCTGTGGGGGCTGGGCGCGACCGACATGAAGGGCGGCCTGGCCGTGCTGTGCGAGCTGGCGATCAGCGAGCCCGATCCCGTCGTGGACCTGACCTACGTGCTGTACGAGTGCGAGGAGGTGGACCAGCGCCACAACGGGCTGAGCCTGCTACGGGCCGAGCGTCCGGGCCTGCTCGCTGGCGACGCGGCGGTCCTCGCCGAACCAACGGGCGGCCGCGTCGAGGCGGGCTGCCAGGGCACGATGCGGGTCGCCGTGACGCTCGTGGGGGAGCGCGCCCACACCGCTCGACCGTGGATGGGAGTGAACGCCGTCCATCGTCTGGCGCCGGTGCTGACCCTCGTCGCCGGGTACGAGGACCGCCGGCCCGTGATCGACGGGTGCGAGTTTCGGGAGTCGCTCCAGAGCGTCGGCGTCGAGGGATCGGTCGCCCACAACGTGGTCCCGGATCGAGCCCGGGTCGTGCTCAACCATCGCTTCGCGCCCGACCGCGACGCCGAGGCCGCGTTCTCCTCGTTGCGCGAACTGCTGGCCCCCGCCCTTGACACCGCCGCCGGCGACACCATCGAGCTGGAGTCCGTCTCCCACCCGGCGCCACCCGCCCTCGATCATCCCCTGCTGTCTGGGCTGGTCGAGCGGTCGGGGATACCACCGCGGGCCAAGTTGGGCTGGACCGACGTCGCCTTCTTCAGCGCTCTCGGCGTGCCGGCGACAAACTTCGGACCGGGCGATTCGACGCTGGCCCACACGGCGACCGAGCGGGTGGCGCGTGGCGAGCTCGAGGCGGCGTACGGCACGCTGTGGTCGGTCGCGCGGGGAGCCCCGTAG
- a CDS encoding 2,3,4,5-tetrahydropyridine-2,6-dicarboxylate N-succinyltransferase, translating into MADLQANIDDLWERRDSLGPDDGDAQATVRQAVDLLDTGEARVAEVAGDGEVVVHQWLKRAILLLFRLSAMETIELGPFEYADRIPLKGRFAAAGVRVVPGASARWGSFLDRGVVLMPSYVNIGSRVGAGTMVDTWATVGSCAQIGTNVHLSGGVGIGGVLEPAQAAPVIVEDEAFVGSRCMVTEGARVGEGAVVGSGVIVNPSVPVVDAETGAEVSRGIIPPWCVAISASRRRQYPGGEFFVPCVLVIKRLTEGERHDKSRLNEVLRDHGTSV; encoded by the coding sequence ATGGCGGATCTCCAAGCCAACATCGACGACCTGTGGGAACGCCGGGACTCGCTGGGCCCGGATGACGGGGATGCCCAGGCGACCGTGCGCCAGGCCGTCGACCTGCTCGACACCGGCGAGGCTCGGGTCGCCGAGGTCGCAGGTGACGGCGAGGTGGTCGTCCACCAGTGGCTGAAGCGGGCCATCCTGCTCCTCTTCCGCCTGTCGGCCATGGAGACCATCGAGCTCGGGCCCTTCGAGTACGCCGACCGGATCCCCTTGAAGGGACGCTTCGCAGCTGCCGGGGTGCGAGTCGTACCCGGCGCATCGGCGCGATGGGGATCGTTCCTCGACCGGGGCGTGGTACTCATGCCGAGCTACGTGAACATCGGCTCCCGGGTGGGAGCCGGCACCATGGTCGACACGTGGGCCACGGTGGGCTCGTGCGCCCAGATCGGTACCAACGTGCACCTGTCGGGAGGGGTGGGCATCGGCGGCGTGCTCGAGCCGGCGCAGGCGGCCCCGGTGATCGTGGAGGACGAGGCGTTCGTGGGCAGCCGCTGCATGGTCACCGAGGGCGCCCGGGTCGGTGAGGGTGCCGTGGTGGGCTCGGGCGTGATCGTCAATCCGTCGGTTCCGGTGGTCGACGCCGAGACCGGCGCCGAGGTGAGCCGCGGCATCATTCCCCCGTGGTGCGTCGCCATCAGCGCGTCCCGGCGTCGACAGTACCCGGGAGGGGAGTTCTTCGTCCCGTGCGTGCTGGTGATCAAGCGGCTCACCGAGGGGGAACGACACGACAAGTCCCGGCTCAACGAGGTGCTGCGGGATCACGGGACCTCGGTGTGA
- a CDS encoding aminotransferase class I/II-fold pyridoxal phosphate-dependent enzyme — protein MSEGFQPPVYPYERLAGARAKADAHEGGLVDLSVGTPGDPPPPAAVAALSSSGTERGYPMSVGSPRYREAARNWVARRFGVDVPVEAVAACVGTKELVATLPQWLRLRSPSRDTVLHPGVAYPTYEMGAVLAGCRSVAVPVDEGWHLDLSAIDDADADRALALWVNSPANPTGALHDLAAAAAWGRARGVPVLSDECYAELTWEGRPRTILEDGLDGVIAVHSLSKRSNLAGLRVGFYAGDLALVHYLSEVRKHAGMLVAGPVQVAAALALDDDDHASEQRERYRERLAGFRSILAAIGVAVSRPAGGLYLWAPAPGEEDDPAARSWAFTERLAADGGALVSPGDLYGSQGAGHVRVALVQPMERLDLVARRLGVG, from the coding sequence GTGAGCGAGGGGTTCCAGCCCCCGGTGTACCCCTACGAGCGGCTCGCCGGCGCCCGAGCGAAGGCCGACGCCCACGAGGGCGGGCTCGTCGACCTGTCCGTCGGCACGCCCGGCGACCCGCCGCCGCCGGCCGCGGTGGCCGCCCTGTCCTCGTCGGGGACCGAGCGGGGCTACCCGATGTCGGTGGGCAGCCCGAGGTACCGGGAGGCGGCGAGGAACTGGGTGGCCAGGCGGTTCGGGGTCGACGTTCCCGTCGAGGCGGTCGCCGCCTGTGTCGGGACGAAGGAGCTGGTCGCCACCCTGCCCCAGTGGTTGCGGCTGCGGAGCCCGAGCCGCGACACCGTGCTGCATCCGGGCGTCGCCTACCCCACCTACGAGATGGGAGCGGTCCTGGCCGGCTGTCGGTCGGTGGCGGTTCCCGTCGACGAGGGCTGGCACCTCGACCTGAGCGCCATCGACGACGCTGACGCCGATCGCGCCCTGGCCCTGTGGGTCAACAGCCCGGCGAACCCCACGGGGGCGTTGCACGACCTGGCGGCGGCGGCGGCGTGGGGACGGGCGAGGGGAGTGCCCGTGCTCAGCGACGAGTGCTACGCCGAGCTCACGTGGGAAGGCCGACCACGGACCATCCTCGAGGACGGGCTCGACGGGGTGATCGCGGTCCACTCCCTGTCGAAGCGCTCGAACCTGGCCGGCCTCCGGGTCGGCTTCTACGCCGGCGACCTGGCGCTGGTGCACTACCTGTCGGAGGTGCGCAAGCACGCCGGGATGCTGGTGGCGGGGCCCGTCCAGGTGGCTGCTGCGCTCGCCCTCGACGACGACGACCACGCGTCCGAGCAGCGGGAGCGGTATCGGGAGCGCCTGGCGGGCTTTCGGTCGATACTGGCTGCCATCGGGGTCGCCGTGTCGCGCCCGGCTGGTGGGCTCTACCTGTGGGCACCGGCCCCGGGGGAGGAAGACGACCCGGCGGCACGTTCGTGGGCGTTCACCGAGCGGCTGGCGGCCGACGGGGGCGCGCTGGTCAGTCCCGGTGACCTGTACGGGTCGCAGGGCGCGGGTCACGTGCGGGTGGCGCTGGTGCAGCCCATGGAGCGCCTCGACCTGGTGGCCCGTCGCCTCGGCGTCGGGTGA
- the hflX gene encoding GTPase HflX has protein sequence MSLIERAFRERIVMVGVAMPPTGVAEAEASLDELALLVDTAGADEAARVLQRRDAPDPATYVGKGKAAELHRLSETVDADTVVFDDELTPAQQRNLERILGRTAIDRTAVILDIFAQNAHTQEGKAQVELALLRYRLPRLRGKGKALSQQAGGIGTRGPGETQLEVDRRRLVRRMTRLEADLRQLSRTRRTQRRSRQRSRRRSISLVGYTNAGKSTLLNRLTDAGVLVEDRLFATLDPRTRRLELPGGEQVLCSDTVGFVRKLPHQLVEAFRSTLEVVSESDLLVHLVDGDAPDPEAQIDAVRTVLREIGAGDVPELLAFNKADVAPTAVKLAGTHPGSVAISSLTGAGVEDLLTAVRDRLRSLSRPIELVVPYSRGDVLAALHREAEVLVESHEESATRLRARLDPAEAGRFGEFVVDPDRQDEVS, from the coding sequence TTGAGCCTCATCGAGCGCGCCTTCAGGGAGCGGATCGTGATGGTGGGTGTGGCCATGCCTCCGACCGGGGTGGCCGAGGCCGAGGCCAGCCTGGACGAGCTGGCGCTGCTCGTCGATACGGCCGGCGCCGACGAGGCGGCGCGGGTCCTCCAGCGACGCGACGCCCCGGACCCGGCGACCTACGTGGGCAAGGGCAAGGCGGCCGAGCTCCACCGGCTGTCGGAGACCGTCGACGCCGACACCGTCGTGTTCGACGACGAGCTCACCCCCGCGCAGCAGCGCAACCTCGAGCGCATCCTCGGCCGGACGGCGATCGACCGCACCGCGGTGATACTCGACATCTTCGCCCAGAACGCCCACACCCAGGAGGGCAAGGCCCAGGTCGAGCTGGCGCTGCTGCGCTACCGGCTGCCGAGGCTGCGAGGCAAGGGAAAGGCGCTCAGCCAGCAGGCCGGCGGGATCGGTACCCGAGGCCCCGGCGAGACGCAGCTCGAGGTGGACCGCCGTCGTCTCGTGCGCCGGATGACCCGACTCGAAGCCGACCTCCGGCAGCTCTCGCGGACCCGCCGCACGCAGCGTCGATCCCGCCAGCGGTCCCGCCGGCGCTCGATCTCCCTGGTGGGCTACACCAACGCCGGCAAGTCCACCCTGCTCAACCGGCTCACGGATGCGGGGGTGTTGGTCGAGGACCGCCTGTTCGCCACCCTCGATCCCCGCACCCGCCGCCTGGAGCTGCCCGGGGGCGAGCAGGTGCTGTGCTCCGACACGGTCGGGTTCGTGCGCAAGCTGCCGCACCAGCTGGTGGAGGCCTTTCGCTCGACCCTGGAGGTGGTGTCCGAGTCGGATCTCCTCGTCCACCTCGTCGACGGAGACGCGCCGGACCCCGAGGCCCAGATCGACGCCGTGCGGACGGTGCTGCGCGAGATCGGTGCCGGCGACGTGCCCGAGCTCCTCGCGTTCAACAAGGCCGACGTGGCGCCGACCGCAGTCAAGCTGGCGGGAACGCACCCAGGATCGGTGGCGATCTCCTCGCTCACCGGCGCCGGCGTCGAGGATCTGCTGACAGCGGTGCGTGATCGACTGCGCTCGCTGTCCCGGCCGATCGAGCTCGTCGTGCCCTACAGCCGAGGCGACGTCCTCGCCGCCCTTCATCGCGAGGCCGAGGTGCTCGTCGAGTCGCACGAGGAGTCGGCGACCCGGCTGCGGGCCCGCCTCGATCCCGCCGAGGCGGGTCGCTTCGGCGAGTTCGTGGTCGATCCTGACCGGCAGGACGAGGTCTCGTGA